The following DNA comes from Gadus chalcogrammus isolate NIFS_2021 chromosome 12, NIFS_Gcha_1.0, whole genome shotgun sequence.
TtctgtatttgtgagtgtggtCACAAtcatttgtaatttttttttctgtttaagtAGTGAGGTGCACAGGGGAGCTAGCTAGATAACTCAATAAGCCTCTTCGTCAAACAAATGTCCCTAGTTTAAAATATAGCATAATATATGGATccaatccaacacacacacatgtatacacaaaaATAGCACATGAATCATTATTTTACTTTACTGCTAGTTCCTGCGAGAAATGTCTCCTAGTCACAAGAAGCTGTTGCCACGCAGGAACCTGAAACCGTTTGAATTTGATTTGCTGAACCAGAATACTGAGCATGGCAAAGAGCCCATGGGAAATGCTCTGAATGTAATCAAGtaaatcaatcaatccatcCAATACGTAATGCTGGCATACGGAAAGATCCACTGTAATGTTCCACTGGAATGTTCCACTGGAATATTCCGCTCATGATCAGCGCGATAAGAGATAGAGATATTTTACAGGCCGGCGCCTCACCTCTGGGTCACATGTCTGGTTGGCATAGACGCATTTGGACTGCGTGGACATGACCTTGTAGACAGCATCGCCCGACGATGACAAGAAGCTAGGGGTTCAACAGTCAAGGACGAAACCCTCAATCCCGAATGAGACATAACCCAGCCTAACAAAGAAAACACCCCTATGAAGGATCCAGAGTCTTAACAAAGAAAGCAGTCAACCACAACAACCATTGGGTAAATGTaaaacactgttcactgtacGTCTCATATAAGTAAATTGTGAACGGCGATAAACTGCAATACACCAAATTCCCTCTAGGGAGTACTGTCCCTGCACCTTGGtggttcgtttttttttaagttgctcTTGAAACTCTCAATGATACCATGACCTCTATCCGTTTTCTGTTGTTCAACTAAGACAATCGTAAAGATATGAATAAATTCAGAGTCGATCATAGCCACTTTGCAATAACAGAGACATACATACAGAAGATGGGTTTCTGCACGTGAACATGTTTAAAGTCAGAAGGATACACAGCTGTCATGGCCCAGTAGGCTATGCAGATCGCCAGAAGAAAAAAGGTGATAATTGGGTAGAAAAGAGTGGACATGATGTAGCCGATAGCCCTAGAATCAAAAGACACGAGTTAGAAAACATTTCCAATAACTGTAGATAAGAACctaccgtgtgtgtgcgtgtgtgtgtgtgtgtgtgtgtgtgtgtgtgtgtgtgtgtgtgtgtgtgtgtgtgtgtgtgtgtgtgtgtgtgtgtgtgtgtgtgtgtgtgtgtgtgtgttactaacCTGCTTCCCTCTTTTAGAAGTGCAATAGCGATGCGTATTCTGTTCCTCAGGAATATCAGGATGAGGATAATGATGGCCTcaattacagagagagagatcactgCAAATGAAATGTAGATAAATGTTATTACGTGGAAAATATGCGGACACTGACACTACTGACCTGAAAGCAGGGACAATGTGTGCTAACTGTTACCTTGTTTATAATAGCTTTCCACCCTTACATTTAAAGTTAGTAATAAAACAATACAAGTTTAGACATTTCCCTAAAGTAATTAATAAATGTTTCTACAGTCCAAGGTGCTCTACAAACTAGAATACTCTGGTTAATACAGGAATACAAAAGCATTCAGTGTCGTTTAGATCTACTCTACCAGCACAGCTTCCCCACTTTGTGTATACaccttccagtgtgtgtgtgtgttattccatTATTCAACATAAAAAACGATTGTCGATTGGTCGACAGCCACGTACTGAAGACGAGCCAGGTCTGACTGAGCTGCAGGTAAATGCTGAAGTCTGCCTGGAAACCGATCTGGGAGAGGGTGACATCAGCATCAGAGTTCCCTCGCAGCGAGCTGAACTCCCAGTAACAGTGCCAGAtacctgggaggggggaggggggggcaggtgagAAAGATGTgaaacgggaggaggagatTAACAGCTAGAacaaaatacatgcacacacagtagagggagagcgaggtggcgccagagggaaagagagagagggaaagagagagagagagagagggatggagggagagaaaggtgtGAAGAGAGACACCAATCTTTTTTTTGGGTTTCAAGTTTTTCCATGACAACTATGTATCAAAAGCGAGAGCTGAGGGAGGTTCTTGTTGAAAAAGTTGTTGCCgacatcacccacacacatatctatatttagctcccccccccacccgacaTCCCCCCTACACCTACTCCCCTCCTTCCTTATAAAGTACATGCGGTGAGTGTCCTCTCACAGCCGGGGACCATGGGTAATACGGCCCTCACCGTAACCCAGAGCGGCGAGGACTCCGAAGATAACGAGCCACAGCAGCACGCCCGCGGTGAACCGCAGCAGCAGGATGAAGAGAAGGCTAACCACCATGGTGATCACCAGCCCactgaaaccacacacacacacacacacacacacacacacacacacacacacacacacacacacacacacacacacacacacacacacacacacacacacacacacacacgcctctgtTATCATTACAAACCCTGAGGTCTCCCACATCACACTGGCGGTTAAAACACATATCATAAAACAAGAATCCCGGGACGGGAGATTAGTGCCAAAGCAGAAAGTTATAATAAAAATGAATAGAACATGTATTTATACACAACATGTGCTCTCAGTGAATCTGACAAGGCTCATTGCTCATTTCGTTTTTCCCCCAAAGGCTTTCTAAAGCAATCCGGACTCAGTGTCTGCCTCATGCCAGAGCAGGAGAGTGTGTTTTCACCGGTCCTGCACTTACATGAGGATCCAGTACCAGGAACTGGCATAATCTTCAAAGATCTTCATGCCAACCTCTTTGGCATCCAGCAGACTAGCGATACCACTGTGAAGGATTGGagttaagagagagagcgatagagagagagagagagagagagagagagagagagagagagagagagagagacagagagagggagagagagagagagagagagagagagagagagagagagagagagagagagagagagagagagagagagagagagagatagatggagagagacagagagatagatggagagagacagagagggagagatggattgaaagaaagaaagagagagatcatgggagaaagagggagacggagagagggggaagagaagggATGAGGACACAATGAATTTCATATGAACAAAGTCACAGCCGTTGACATTTAAAAAGTGTTTTCTGGCATTGAGCAGCCTTATGCTGAAAACATCGtgtcacatttttatttatctttgctCTTTAGGCACATGACGAAGCAAAGATAATAAAACGAAAAAAAGAAGCTTACAATGCTTTGGATAGTGTGGGCAACCAGAGGCTGGGTTTGTAAGTGGAGTTCAGTATGGCTTACAAGGGACTGTAAGTTGTAAAACGACCCCAGGTAATGAGTCACAGTAGAGCAGCGTTATTAAAGCTCCAGCAAGCAATACCGGACGAGCAGAGTGTTACACACGGTAAGGGAGGGAGCGCTCTCCATACACACATTCCCAGACAGCCGTTCCCAACCCCAACAGCCAGCCCAACACATTGTAACGAGATTTCAGTCAATAAAGAAATCCCCTGACTCAACACCAGGGGGAGCCCTATCGCTTTGTAGCTGAAGAATGGGGATGCTTCGGGGAGGATTGCATTTTTTGTTGGACAATTGTGTTGGGGcagaaatcgtttttttttcttttcccctcGGACAGTTGGAAAAGAGAAGGAGATTTCGTGATGGAACAGCAGAAACCGACGGGGAGTTAGTCAGTAGGCTTCGGGGGGCACAGGGGAAAAAAGCATTGTTTTAATATATTCTCCTACCCTGAGACAGTTGTCCTGACGTCCCTGggagaagggggcgggggggggggtgtggaagACTTTGaaacattttgttttattacacaagcactttcttttttttgcagcaTGAGGGTTGACATTGAATGAATTACATCGTCCCGCCTCAGTGAATGAACTCTTGTTTTACAGTCTCTAGCATGGTGTCCCTCTCCTGTCGTGCAACGCCTAGCTCGACCCAACCGACGCTCGCTTACTTTGCTGCGTCCCGGAGGTCGGCGACGCTCCTGGTCACGCCGTCGCCGTCTTGGAAGCTCCTCTGGTTGCGGACCGTCAAGGTGCCGTTCCTCGTGATGAAGTCAGGGAAGCACCGCTGTAGGACTGGAGACACAGGGGATGAACCGCGCAACGTCAGCCCACAAACACAGGTACCCCCCCGGAGCGACCCCCCCAAGAGGCGAACCCCCCaggttgtcccccccccccccccccacagtcccAGGGTGTCCCTCCCTCCAGTCCAagaggtgcccccccccccatggagtCCCCCTCCTagagatgccccccccccccccctcccccagggtgTCACCCCACCAAGGCGTCCCCCCAAGGGCATCCCCCCCTGGGGTGTCCCCCAAggtgtcgccccccccccaacagaggTATGCCCCCACTAAGGATGTCCCACCCCCTggaggtgccccccccccccgctaaatCCAGAGGGTCACTTACATGGTCTGCTAGGGACGATCATGGACGGACAGTCTTCGTCTCGCAGCACCTGATCCACGGGCTAAACCCAGAgaagaggggggcggggggaggtgTGAGAGTCAGTTCAAACAAGTGTGTACCTCAAGCTaccctctatatatatatatttttgttttatttgatttatatttGTGTGGTTGAACTTTGTGTTGCGCTTTCCTGCTCTGTGTGTGCTCATGGCACTGTAAAGCGACCTTTAGTAtgagaaaggcgctatataaaagAAACATTTTACAACTATTATCGTTATTACCACCCACCGCCACACTGCAGTCAGTTGTGTAGCCCAGCGCAAGGGGCATGAGGTGTGACAGGGGCGGTAAATACATCAAAACAAATCAATGAATCAGTCGAATGAATGTGTcagctgacgcacacacacacaacctgtgtGTTCTCACACTGTCCTAAAAAACACGGCTGACTAACAAACGCCAACGTCACGGCTGCGGAAGAGCCCGTAACTGTGAGTTGAATCGGCGACCACTTCCTGTCGGATATTAGATAAAACACCCTTTCGAATCCATTCACACTCTAGCTGAGAGtggttttattttacatttaaattcaaTTCAACTTTATTTTATGTTGGATAGccaatcaccattacagtctcaaagggcttaactggccaaatatttatgacacattTGTCGTCTTCTTGTTGAACCCCTTTTATGGTGAGAGGTATTTATGAAGGCTTGCAGGTGGCACTGTGAGCATCCCCTCACCTTGTCAGGATTATCGAAGCCTGGCCTGCAGAACTGCTTGTAGTATTCCCAGTTTTTGTAGTTGCGTTTCATCTCTCGGTACGTTGCAAATCTGTCTGGGCACTTTGAAACACAGAGCTGGGAgacagggaaaaaaacaaaaagcaaaaaaacacaaaggacAGCAAGTCAGCATGTGCCTCCCAACAGGATCCCAACAAACTCTCAGGAAAGGTGAGCAGAAGGGTGAGAGAAGCTCCCCCTATGGGTGCTTCTGTAGGTTCTCTTACCTGTGTGGTGGGGCACTGGAGGTTGATGAGGACAGAAGGGCTGGCACACCGCAGGATGTTGAAGTAGAATAATATGGCTTTGTTTCTGTCCGGggtgcggggggtgggggggggaaggcatGACCAAGCAGAGATGGATTGAATAATTAGAAGCTGCTCTTAAAAACCGCCTACTCTGAGGAAAAACGCAGAAGCAACCCTTTGATCCATGAAATATATTCATGCATTCTTCTCATTCTCTTTGTCATTGGCATCAAACAGAGCAGTGGAGAGAGCTTCCATCCAGCGCTGTATTTAAAGCAGGGCTCTGCCTTTTAAAAACACTTCTCAGAACTCACGCATTGTTGGTCCCCTGCTGGCCGCAGAACTGTCCGTGGCTGTCGGTCGGGAAGACCACCTTCCGTGGGTCTCCATGGATCCAGGCTGGAAAACCGACACATTCATCTCAAACCACATAGCCAGGGACCTTAAATGGATGTCAATAGCATCTTTGATAGAAATCTACACACGAGGTGGGTCGTATCTTGGAAAAAGTAAACTAGAGCAAACAatagtagtttttttttttattatggtaAAGTGAGTTTTTTGGAGAATGTGATTCATTCTCTGCAGCACGGTACAGTGTACAGTCCACACAATTCGCAATTAGCCATTGACGCCCTCTCTATTCAAAACCAGGGTTCGACCCCTCCAAAAGCTGTATCTTTGTGTTGTCCAACACAAGTTGATGCATACAAACTTCCCCCGGCTAAGTTTTGGATGAAGTGGCTGATTTACATTCTTATCATAGACAATGTCAACCATTAACCGAGGGTCTTTATCCTTTAAACCGCTCTAATCCTATAAAAGCTGCTGTACATGAAATGATTTAAGAGCTATCCCTGCCCTGTTTGGTTCGGAAAATCCagcttgcctgtcaatcacaggtgggTGAAATGCTAAACTTTATAATGGcggagaaacagagggagggaacgagcagagaggagggggtcctcttgtttgtttggtttcaaAATCGACTGAGCTATAACGGGAGCGGGAtactgtgtgtgcctgcattgTGATCGGGAgaatagagaggacagctaggAGGTTGTGTTAATCCAACTCCATTTGCAGAGCGCTACCCCGGGTAGCAGACGCAGAGCGCAACTCTGACATTCAATTACGGAGGAATCCTGGAACTCTGATTTGTTTGAATAACCCGACCAAGACGTGTGTTAGGACTTTCCGCCTCCCCGAGTCAATGAGCTATTGTGCGTTTGGTGCCCCAGAATAGTGGTGATGAAGATGCCGTCTCGCAGCTTCTTTGGTGCAACAATGAAGATTGAGTAAGAAACACTAAGAAAAATCTAAAGCcccgcacacgcgcacacacacacacacacacacacacacacacacacacacacacacacacacacacacacacacacacacacacacacacacacacacacacacacacacacacacacagaactgagGAATCATTTCCCTGCTGATCAGGGCGAAGCCTGTCTATTTGAAGACACATCAATGGTCACGCCTGTGGGTTCTTTTgaaagaaacagagaaattGCAGCCATGCTTCTTCAGAAAAGGCTCCTGGGCCTACACACTCGATCGGGCCCTCGCAAAACTGAgaaaagcatgtgtgtgtgtccctgtttgATCTCTGAAGTAAAAGATGATGAGAGAAagcgaggggaagagagaggaagtgtcTCAAACTAATTCACGAGATTGCCCCTCTCCCGGTTTATTATTAGCGGAGAACGTATTGTGTCGAAATCTTCCGATACATTTTTCCCAGGGGGTTTTGAGAGAGATAGGGGCCAATGAATCGCCACCGTCTGATTTAAGATAACAGACATGATATAAGCACAGAACATCAGAGTGAGCCATAGAACCATTTAACACCCTTCcttaaagataaaaaaaaaattgtttaagAGTTTCTAAAACTAGCACAgatttattttacaatgaaTGCATTGTGCGTTATCCAACAATGAATGGTAAACATTCTCACATTCTCAATGTCCCTGAACATAAGTGGTTCGTCTACATAATGGGCACTGCTTTACAAAAAGGTTCCAAGAAGCGAAAACACAAGGTCCGTTTTTTCTCCTACTTCCCCTCTCGGACATGGACGACCAAATCCAAAAGCTGCAGCTCCCATTATCTTATCTGGCAACGAGTTACCTTCTTTTACCAGTCGTGATAACATGATGAAGACGCAGCATATTGCTCATCCACAAACAAGCAACACACCCTCGGCGGAGCTGTCtgcggaagtgtgtgtgtgtgtgtgtgtgtgtgacgaagACAGCGTGCGTGAAAACTCACCCACGCTTCCCAGCGCGATGTAGCCGAGGATGCCGATGATGAAGATAACGCAGCACACCACGTCAGTACAGCTCCTGCAAGGAAGGGAGCATCTCATCAAATCCAAATCCAACAGTGGGACTTTGTAGTCGTTGGTCCAAAGCGCCTTACGAGGGATCTTATCTTTTAGAAATGTTTCATCATGCTCAAGAAAGCCAACAAGCAGACTGTGGTCTGGGGTGTCAGGGTGTCCCCCTTTTGGTTGGGACAGCCGGTCCACTGAACCCTCCTTTCTCCTGTCACTTAACAAGAATAAGCTTTCCAGTCACGATCTGTGAAAATGACTACTAAAATGTAGTAGTGGTTATAAATACTGCTAGGTATATTAAATTGAGGTTGCGTGACTAACACACGGATCAGAGATAAAGACTCAGACAGAGTTTGACCCAGTGCTGCGAGCAGCTTTGGTTTGCAGCTGACCTCTATAGAGGTTCAATACAATCAGGCTTCCACATGAAAGGAGCTGGATTCAACACAAATCTGATCAAATACCGTCCAAAGCATGCTCTCATCAGTGGTCTTTTGAATCAAAACGTGTTTTCTTTGGCTATCTACTCCTTTCCATCAATACTCTGCACAAACTTTTACATTTCACGGTCCTTTTCCTTTTCGAAGCTGTGAAAAATGTAGACATGTATTTGACCAATCTGATCAAACATGGCCTTCGAGATAAATGCATTCTTGAGATCAGCTGGCACACCTGAAACAACTTTAAACTGGAGCTGTGCGAAAGGGAGGGTTGAGCGAGCAAATAACACATTGTATTAGTTAAACCTTCAAACCGTACCAGGAAAGGGGAACCTCATCAGGACTGCTTAACCATACTACTGTTGCGTGCATCGTGGGTCTCTATAACCTTGAACTGCCAATGAGAaactaccctgtgtgtgtgtgtgtgtgtgtgtgtgtgtgtgtgtgcgtgtgtgcgtgcgtgcgagcgtgcgtgcgtgcgtgcgtgtgtgcgtgtgtgtgtgtgcgtgagaatgcatgtttttgtgtgagtgtgtgaagagGTTACTCCCATGCACTCATCCTCTTTGTGTGTGAAATGCATCTTCAAGGAAAATGACTTGCTGACCAGCTGATATTTGACAACCTTCAAAGGAGCTGCTTGTCTTTGGCACGGCAGATAGAGAAAT
Coding sequences within:
- the slc44a5b gene encoding choline transporter-like protein 5-B isoform X2; protein product: MARKTDIPSSYYGEPRKFDPAFRGPVHNRSCTDVVCCVIFIIGILGYIALGSVAWIHGDPRKVVFPTDSHGQFCGQQGTNNANKAILFYFNILRCASPSVLINLQCPTTQLCVSKCPDRFATYREMKRNYKNWEYYKQFCRPGFDNPDKPVDQVLRDEDCPSMIVPSRPFLQRCFPDFITRNGTLTVRNQRSFQDGDGVTRSVADLRDAANGIASLLDAKEVGMKIFEDYASSWYWILIGLVITMVVSLLFILLLRFTAGVLLWLVIFGVLAALGYGIWHCYWEFSSLRGNSDADVTLSQIGFQADFSIYLQLSQTWLVFMISLSVIEAIIILILIFLRNRIRIAIALLKEGSRAIGYIMSTLFYPIITFFLLAICIAYWAMTAVFLSSSGDAVYKVMSTQSKCVYANQTCDPETFSQSSLPVACQGSQCAFAFYGGESLYHRYILLLQLCNLFLFLWLVNFTIALGQCTLAGAFASYYWALKKPQDIPPFPLFSSFGRAIRYHTGSLAFGALILAVVQFFRIGLEYLDHKLKGSHNAFTRFLLCCLKCCLWCLERFIKFMNRNAYIMIAIYGKNFCTSAKDALFLLMRNVVRVAVLDKVTDFLLFLGKLLISGSVGVLAFFFFTRKIPVIQEEVPSLNYYWVPLLTVIFGSYLVAHGFFNVYAMCVDTLFLCFLEDLETNDGSAARPFFMSNSLKNLFNKSNSRQPNIANGKAGSVKLTKSGKTRHR
- the slc44a5b gene encoding choline transporter-like protein 5-B isoform X1; protein product: MARKTDIPSSYYGEPRKFDPAFRGPVHNRSCTDVVCCVIFIIGILGYIALGSVAWIHGDPRKVVFPTDSHGQFCGQQGTNNANKAILFYFNILRCASPSVLINLQCPTTQLCVSKCPDRFATYREMKRNYKNWEYYKQFCRPGFDNPDKPVDQVLRDEDCPSMIVPSRPFLQRCFPDFITRNGTLTVRNQRSFQDGDGVTRSVADLRDAAKDVRTTVSGGIASLLDAKEVGMKIFEDYASSWYWILIGLVITMVVSLLFILLLRFTAGVLLWLVIFGVLAALGYGIWHCYWEFSSLRGNSDADVTLSQIGFQADFSIYLQLSQTWLVFMISLSVIEAIIILILIFLRNRIRIAIALLKEGSRAIGYIMSTLFYPIITFFLLAICIAYWAMTAVFLSSSGDAVYKVMSTQSKCVYANQTCDPETFSQSSLPVACQGSQCAFAFYGGESLYHRYILLLQLCNLFLFLWLVNFTIALGQCTLAGAFASYYWALKKPQDIPPFPLFSSFGRAIRYHTGSLAFGALILAVVQFFRIGLEYLDHKLKGSHNAFTRFLLCCLKCCLWCLERFIKFMNRNAYIMIAIYGKNFCTSAKDALFLLMRNVVRVAVLDKVTDFLLFLGKLLISGSVGVLAFFFFTRKIPVIQEEVPSLNYYWVPLLTVIFGSYLVAHGFFNVYAMCVDTLFLCFLEDLETNDGSAARPFFMSNSLKNLFNKSNSRQPNIANGKAGSVKLTKSGKTRHR
- the slc44a5b gene encoding choline transporter-like protein 5-B isoform X4 translates to MARKTDIPSSYYGEPRKFDPAFRGPVHNRSCTDVVCCVIFIIGILGYIALGSVAWIHGDPRKVVFPTDSHGQFCGQQGTNNANKAILFYFNILRCASPSVLINLQCPTTQLCVSKCPDRFATYREMKRNYKNWEYYKQFCRPGFDNPDKPVDQVLRDEDCPSMIVPSRPFLQRCFPDFITRNGTLTVRNQRSFQDGDGVTRSVADLRDAANGIASLLDAKEVGMKIFEDYASSWYWILIGLVITMVVSLLFILLLRFTAGVLLWLVIFGVLAALGYGIWHCYWEFSSLRGNSDADVTLSQIGFQADFSIYLQLSQTWLVFMISLSVIEAIIILILIFLRNRIRIAIALLKEGSRAIGYIMSTLFYPIITFFLLAICIAYWAMTAVFLSSSGDAVYKVMSTQSKCVYANQTCDPETFSQSSLPVACQGSQCAFAFYGGESLYHRYILLLQLCNLFLFLWLVNFTIALGQCTLAGAFASYYWALKKPQDIPPFPLFSSFGRAIRYHTGSLAFGALILAVVQFFRIGLEYLDHKLKGSHNAFTRFLLCCLKCCLWCLERFIKFMNRNAYIMIAIYGKNFCTSAKDALFLLMRNVVRVAVLDKVTDFLLFLGKLLISGSVGVLAFFFFTRKIPVIQEEVPSLNYYWVPLLTVIFGSYLVAHGFFNVYAMCVDTLFLCFCEDLERNDGSSARPYFMSPGLHKILHNGEQAAKLCTGS
- the slc44a5b gene encoding choline transporter-like protein 5-B isoform X3, with translation MARKTDIPSSYYGEPRKFDPAFRGPVHNRSCTDVVCCVIFIIGILGYIALGSVAWIHGDPRKVVFPTDSHGQFCGQQGTNNANKAILFYFNILRCASPSVLINLQCPTTQLCVSKCPDRFATYREMKRNYKNWEYYKQFCRPGFDNPDKPVDQVLRDEDCPSMIVPSRPFLQRCFPDFITRNGTLTVRNQRSFQDGDGVTRSVADLRDAAKDVRTTVSGGIASLLDAKEVGMKIFEDYASSWYWILIGLVITMVVSLLFILLLRFTAGVLLWLVIFGVLAALGYGIWHCYWEFSSLRGNSDADVTLSQIGFQADFSIYLQLSQTWLVFMISLSVIEAIIILILIFLRNRIRIAIALLKEGSRAIGYIMSTLFYPIITFFLLAICIAYWAMTAVFLSSSGDAVYKVMSTQSKCVYANQTCDPETFSQSSLPVACQGSQCAFAFYGGESLYHRYILLLQLCNLFLFLWLVNFTIALGQCTLAGAFASYYWALKKPQDIPPFPLFSSFGRAIRYHTGSLAFGALILAVVQFFRIGLEYLDHKLKGSHNAFTRFLLCCLKCCLWCLERFIKFMNRNAYIMIAIYGKNFCTSAKDALFLLMRNVVRVAVLDKVTDFLLFLGKLLISGSVGVLAFFFFTRKIPVIQEEVPSLNYYWVPLLTVIFGSYLVAHGFFNVYAMCVDTLFLCFCEDLERNDGSSARPYFMSPGLHKILHNGEQAAKLCTGS